ATGTTCTACATTTCAGACCTTTTAGGCGGCGCGAAGAACCTACTGATTGGTAACGTAATCAAGAGCCAAGTGCTCAACGCTCGAGACTGGCCATTCGGTGCGGCAACCAGTATTGCCCTCACCTTCGCGATGGCAGTGATGCTATATGCTTACTATAGAGCGGGTAAACTATTGAACAAAAAAGTGGAGCTAGACTAATGGGACGTGCAGTTAGATTTAGCTTTATGACGCTTGTGTATGCGTTTCTTTACCTTCCGATTGTCGTGCTGATTGTTAACTCATTTAACGACAACCGCTTTGGTATGAAATGGGGTGGCTTTACCACCAAATGGTACGAAACGCTGATCAATAATGACAGCTTAATGCAAGCGGCTTGGCACTCGTTAAACGTCGCGGTGTTTTCCGCGACAGCTGCTACAATTATCGGTAGCTTAACAGCAGTTGCCCTATTCCGTTACTCATTCAAGGGTAAGGGCCTAGTGAACGGTATGCTTTTCGTGGTTATGATGTCGCCGGATATCGTAATGGCGATTTCACTACTGGCGCTATTCCTAGTAATGGGTGCACAGCTTGGATTCTTCACTCTTTTGGTGGCACACATCACTTTCTGTCTGCCATTTGTAGTGGTTTCTGTATACAGCCGTTTAAATGGTTTCGATGTGAAAATGTTGGAAGCGGCAAAAGACCTTGGTGCAAGCGAATGGGTGATTCTAAAACAGATCATTCTTCCTCTGGCAAAGCCAGCGGTTGCGGCAGGTTGGTTGCTAAGCTTCACGTTGTCTCTGGATGACGTAATCATCAGTTCATTTGTAACTGGTCCAACGTATGAAATTTTGCCGTTGAAAATCTATTCAATGGTTAAAGTGGGCATCTCTCCTGAGGTTAATGCCCTTGCGACAGTCATGTTGATTATTTCTTTAGCTCTTGTAGTTACTTCACAGTTGCTAGCAAGAGAGAAAGTGAAGTAGAATCGCGGACTTTTCACGAAACAGAATGGCTATGCCATTCTGTTTTTCTATAAATCGCTCAGATATTGGTATTCTGAGCAACGTTTGGTTTGGAGACTAACGTCGATGAAAAAATGGGCTACTCTATTAGCTGGTAGTGCATGTGCGCTTTCTCTGTTCTCTGGTGCAGTGGCAGCGGACGAAAACAAAGAATTGGTATTTATGAACTGGGGTCCTTACATTAACAGTAATATCCTAGAGCAATTTACCGAAGAAACAGGCATCAAGGTAATTTATTCTACTTACGAGTCGAATGAAACTTTGTATGCAAAGCTAAAGACTCATAACCAAGGTTACGATCTTGTCGTACCTTCTACGTACTTCGTTGCGAAGATGCGTGATGAAGGTATGCTACAGAAGATTGATAAGTCTAAACTGACTAACTTCAAGAATCTGGATCCAAACTACCTAGACAAACCTTTTGATCCAAACAACGACTACTCTATTCCACACGTAGTCGCGATTACTGGTCTTGCGGTTAACACTGACATGTACGATCCAAATGACTTCCAAAGCTGGGCTGACCTATGGAAACCTGAGCTTGAAGGTCAAGTAATGCTAATGGACGATACTCGTGAAGTATTCCACATTGCACTACGTAAGTTAGGTTACTCTGGTAACTCTACGGATCCTAAACAAATCGACGAAGCTTATGCTGAGCTGCAAAAGCTAATGCCAAACGTTCTACTATTTAACTCTGACAACCCAGGTGCACCGTACATGTCTGGTGAAGTTGGTGTTGGTATGCTTTGGAACGGTTCTGCTGCGGCAGCGCAAAAAGAAGGCCTTCCACTTAAACTGGTATTCCCTAAAGAAGGCGGTATCGGTTGGGTAGATAACTTTGCTATCTCTTCAGGCGCGAAAAACGTAGAAGCGGCACATAAGATGATCGACTTCCTACTACGCCCAGAAATTGCTGAGCAAATCTCAGGTGATACTGGTTACCTGACAGCAGTGAAAGCATCTAACGACAAGTTCCAAGATGTTGCGCCACTGTTCCCATCTCAAGAAGACCTTGACCGCGTTGAGTGGCAAGACTCTGTTGGTGATCTAACCGTTAAATACGAAGATTACTTCCTAAAGCTTAAAGCAGGTCAATAATCCGCTTGATAAGCATCAAAAAAGGCAGCATTGGCTGCCTTTTTTATTTTTGTACTGATATAATCGCGTGCCGCTAGGTTGTTAATAATCTAGTAACATACACTTTTATACTTTTATATGCTGACTCAGAGGATATTATCAGGATTGGTAATGTGCTGAATTAGTGAGATAAAACGGAAATATAATGAAAAGTAAATTCTATGCAGGCGCACTTTGCGCAGCTAGCCTATTCGCCTCTTCAGCGATGGCTGCTGATCAAGAACTTTATTTCTACAACTGGTCGGAATACATCCCGAACGAAGTTCTTGAAGACTTTACAAAAGAAACTGGTATCAAAGTTTACTACTCAACGTACGAATCAAATGAGAGCATGTACGCGAAGTTAAAAACACAAGGTACTGGTTACGATTTGGTAGTACCGTCTACTTACTTTGTATCTAAGATGCGCAAAGAAGGCATGCTGCAACAAATTGATAAGTCGAAATTGTCACACTTTGCTGATCTGGATCCAAACTACCTAAACAAGCCTTTTGATCCAAACAATAACTTCTCTATCCCATACATCTGGGGTGCGACAGGTATTGGTATCAACTCAGAAATGCTACCTAAAGATACAGTGAAAAACTGGTCAGATTTTTGGGATAGCAAGTGGGCTGGTCAGTTAATGTTGATGGATGACTCTCGTGAAGTATTCCACATCGCACTGACAAAACTAGGTTACTCACCAAACACCACTAACCCTGATGAAATTAAAGCGGCGTATGAAGAGCTGAAAAAACTAATGCCAAATGTATTAGTCTTCAACTCAGACTTCCCTGCAAACCCATACTTAGCGGGTGAAGTTTCTCTTGGCATGCTTTGGAACGGTTCTGCATACATGGCTCGCCAAGAAGGTGCTCAAATCGATATCATCTGGCCTGAAAAAGGCGCGATCTTCTGGATGGACAGCCTAGCAATTCCAGCTGGTGCGAAGAACGTAGAAGCGGCTCACGAGATGATCGACTTCCTACTACGCCCAGAAAACGCAGCTAAGATCGCTCTTGAGATTGGCTACCCAACTCCAGTGAAGACTGCGTTGGAATTGCTTCCAAAAGAGTTTGCTAACGACACAAACATCTTCCCTCCACAGGAAGTGATGGATAGCGGTGAATGGCAAGATGAAGTTGGTGAAGCCAGTGTGCTTTACGACGAGTACTTCCAAAAGCTAAAAGTTGATAACTAATCGTATCAACGTTGACAAAAAAGCGGCTAAATAGCCGCTTTTTTTATCTGCCGAGCCCTGCTCTATCTAAGCAATTTTAGCCTTTTTTACCGCGAGAATCTCATCAA
This is a stretch of genomic DNA from Vibrio panuliri. It encodes these proteins:
- the potC gene encoding spermidine/putrescine ABC transporter permease PotC, producing MGRAVRFSFMTLVYAFLYLPIVVLIVNSFNDNRFGMKWGGFTTKWYETLINNDSLMQAAWHSLNVAVFSATAATIIGSLTAVALFRYSFKGKGLVNGMLFVVMMSPDIVMAISLLALFLVMGAQLGFFTLLVAHITFCLPFVVVSVYSRLNGFDVKMLEAAKDLGASEWVILKQIILPLAKPAVAAGWLLSFTLSLDDVIISSFVTGPTYEILPLKIYSMVKVGISPEVNALATVMLIISLALVVTSQLLAREKVK
- a CDS encoding extracellular solute-binding protein, whose protein sequence is MKSKFYAGALCAASLFASSAMAADQELYFYNWSEYIPNEVLEDFTKETGIKVYYSTYESNESMYAKLKTQGTGYDLVVPSTYFVSKMRKEGMLQQIDKSKLSHFADLDPNYLNKPFDPNNNFSIPYIWGATGIGINSEMLPKDTVKNWSDFWDSKWAGQLMLMDDSREVFHIALTKLGYSPNTTNPDEIKAAYEELKKLMPNVLVFNSDFPANPYLAGEVSLGMLWNGSAYMARQEGAQIDIIWPEKGAIFWMDSLAIPAGAKNVEAAHEMIDFLLRPENAAKIALEIGYPTPVKTALELLPKEFANDTNIFPPQEVMDSGEWQDEVGEASVLYDEYFQKLKVDN
- a CDS encoding extracellular solute-binding protein; translation: MKKWATLLAGSACALSLFSGAVAADENKELVFMNWGPYINSNILEQFTEETGIKVIYSTYESNETLYAKLKTHNQGYDLVVPSTYFVAKMRDEGMLQKIDKSKLTNFKNLDPNYLDKPFDPNNDYSIPHVVAITGLAVNTDMYDPNDFQSWADLWKPELEGQVMLMDDTREVFHIALRKLGYSGNSTDPKQIDEAYAELQKLMPNVLLFNSDNPGAPYMSGEVGVGMLWNGSAAAAQKEGLPLKLVFPKEGGIGWVDNFAISSGAKNVEAAHKMIDFLLRPEIAEQISGDTGYLTAVKASNDKFQDVAPLFPSQEDLDRVEWQDSVGDLTVKYEDYFLKLKAGQ